A genomic region of Miscanthus floridulus cultivar M001 chromosome 3, ASM1932011v1, whole genome shotgun sequence contains the following coding sequences:
- the LOC136547098 gene encoding amine oxidase [copper-containing] alpha 2, peroxisomal-like → MAQMSHRAAMLPLLVAAVLSVTAAASAASSRSNPHPLDPLTPEEVTAVRAAVLASPLVPARPLTFHYVGLDEPDKADVLAYAYGGTGTGGLSSRPPLPRRALVIARAGGQSHELRVDIASNGTSATVLSHAVHRGAGFPILTLEEQFAAVALPPAYPPFVDSVRRRGVDMDDVLCAVFPVGWFGGGGAGAGAPKRVAKMLCFVAGPTANFYARPIEGVTMVVDLDSMAIVGYRDRVTYPVPKAEGTDYRAGKTGPPLAGLQLAPGVAVQPEGRGFHIDGHVVRWANWEFHVGFDMRAGTVISLASVHDADAGTRRRVLYRGFVSEVFVPYMDPVEEWYYRTFLDAGEYGLGLWAFPLQPGADCPANAAYFDGSYAGQDGKPVSGENRICVFERYAGDVAWRHTEAGFPDRLITEVRPDVTLVVRMVVSPGNYDYILDWEFKTSGSIKFVVSLTGLLEVKGTSYTHADELTADAHGSLVSENTLAIYHDHYVTYHLDLDIDGTNNSFVKNIITARRNTGDPATGGADTPRRSYWTVRREVAETESDGQADVNAGPADLLFVNPGKKTRMGHEVGYRLIPSGATAASVLADDDYPQRRASYTKKQVWVTPYSKAEKWASGLYADQSTGADSLTAWSRRNRGIRDEDIVLWYTLGLHHIPYQEDFPVMPTLSGGFELRPSNFFERNPILRIRPPSPHGASANCSCYSR, encoded by the exons ATGGCCCAAATGTCACACCGGGCAGCTATGCTTCCTCTCCTCGTCGCCGCCGTGCTGTCCGTCACCGCCGCGGCGTCGGCGGCCTCCTCCCGTTCCAACCCCCACCCGCTGGACCCCCTCACCCCTGAGGAGGTTACGGCGGTCCGCGCCGCGGTGCTCGCCTCCCCGCTCGTCCCCGCCCGCCCGCTCACCTTCCACTACGTCGGCCTCGACGAGCCCGACAAGGCCGACGTCCTCGCGTACGCCTACGGCGGCACTGGCACCGGGGGCTTGTCCTCGCGTCCGCCCCTGCCGCGACGGGCGCTCGTGATAGCCCGCGCGGGCGGGCAGTCCCACGAGCTCCGcgtggacatcgccagcaacggcACCTCCGCCACCGTCCtctcccacgccgtccaccgcggcGCGGGCTTCCCGATTCTCACGCTCGAGGAACAGTTCGCGGCGGTGGCGCTGCCTCCCGCGTACCCGCCGTTCGTGGACTCCGTGCGGCGCCGCGGGGTGGACATGGACGACGTGCTCTGCGCGGTGTTCCCCGTCGGCtggttcggcggcggcggcgccggggccGGGGCGCCCAAGCGGGTGGCGAAGATGCTGTGCTTCGTGGCCGGCCCCACGGCCAACTTCTACGCGCGGCCGATCGAGGGCGTCACCATGGTGGTGGACCTCGACTCCATGGCCATCGTCGGGTACAGAGACCGGGTGACGTACCCCGTGCCCAAGGCCGAGGGCACGGACTACCGGGCGGGCAAGACCGGGCCGCCGCTCGCCGGGCTGCAGCTGGCGCCGGGTGTCGCCGTGCAACCGGAGGGCAGGGGCTTCCACATTGACGGCCACGTCGTCAG GTGGGCCAACTGGGAGTTCCACGTGGGCTTCGACATGCGCGCGGGCACGGTCATCTCGCTGGCCTCGGTCCACGACGCCGACGCCGGCACGCGGCGCCGGGTGCTGTACCGCGGCTTCGTCTCGGAGGTCTTCGTGCCGTACATGGACCCGGTCGAGGAGTGGTACTACCGCACGTTCCTGGACGCCGGCGAGTATGGCCTGGGCCTCTGGGCGTTCCCGCTCCAGCCCGGCGCCGACTGCCCCGCCAACGCCGCCTACTTCGATGGCTCCTACGCCGGGCAGGACGGCAAGCCCGTCAGCGGCGAGAACAGGATCTGCGTGTTCGAGCGGTACGCCGGCGACGTTGCGTGGCGCCACACCGAGGCCGGGTTCCCGGACCGATTG ATCACGGAGGTCCGGCCTGACGTGACCTTGGTGGTGAGGATGGTGGTGTCGCCCGGCAACTATGACTACATTCTGGACTGGGAGTTCAAGACCAGCGGCTCCATCAAATTCGTG GTGTCTCTCACCGGCCTCCTGGAGGTGAAAGGGACGTCGTACACGCACGCCGACGAGCTCACGGCGGACGCGCACGGCTCGCTGGTCTCCGAGAACACGCTCGCCATCTACCACGACCACTACGTCACGTACCACCTGGACCTGGACATCGACGGCACCAACAACTCCTTCGTCAAGAACATCATCACCGCCAGGCGCAACACGGGGGACCCGGCCACGGGCGGCGCCGACACGCCGAGGCGGAGCTACTGGACGGTGCGGCGCGAGGTGGCGGAGACGGAGTCCGACGGGCAGGCGGACGTCAACGCCGGGCCCGCCGACCTGCTGTTCGTGAACCCTGGCAAGAAGACCCGGATGGGGCACGAGGTCGGGTACCGCCTCATTCCGTCGGGGGCGACGGCGGCGTCCGTGCTGGCCGACGATGACTACCCGCAGCGGCGGGCGAGCTACACCAAGAAGCAGGTGTGGGTGACGCCGTACAGCAAGGCCGAGAAGTGGGCGTCCGGGCTGTACGCCGACCAGAGCACCGGGGCCGACAGCCTGACGGCGTGGAGCAGGAGGAACAGAGGGATCAGGGACGAGGACATCGTGCTGTGGTACACGCTGGGGCTGCATCACATACCCTACCAGGAGGACTTCCCGGTGATGCCCACGCTGAGTGGCGGCTTCGAGCTCCGGCCATCCAACTTCTTCGAGAGGAACCCGATTCTCAGGATCAGACCACCCAGCCCGCACGGCGCCTCCGCCAATTGCTCGTGCTATTCCAGGTGA